The proteins below come from a single Hyphomicrobium denitrificans ATCC 51888 genomic window:
- a CDS encoding HK97 family phage prohead protease, translated as MHATEQFLLPASLSKRSRALPFEAKSLDDGVFEGYASLFNREDLGHDVIAPGAFRESLASRGAARIKMLFQHDPAEPIGVWDEIHEDARGLYVRGRLMTAVSKAREVLALMRAGALDGLSIGFKTVKARRDAASGVRRLEKIDLWEISVVTFPMLPGARVQSVKTRPFATAAPTMRDFERWLTRDAGLTRTEAQAVLRSGFHGLKALRDARRSVDDDAMLASRFREAARLMQVT; from the coding sequence ATGCACGCGACCGAACAATTTCTGCTGCCTGCTTCGCTGTCGAAACGCAGCCGCGCCTTGCCGTTCGAGGCGAAGTCGCTCGATGACGGCGTGTTCGAGGGCTACGCCAGCCTCTTCAATCGCGAGGATCTCGGGCACGACGTCATTGCGCCGGGTGCGTTTCGCGAAAGTCTCGCGAGCCGCGGCGCCGCGCGCATCAAGATGCTGTTTCAGCACGATCCTGCCGAGCCAATCGGCGTCTGGGATGAAATCCACGAGGATGCGCGCGGTCTCTACGTACGCGGACGATTGATGACCGCCGTCTCGAAAGCGCGAGAGGTCTTGGCGCTCATGCGCGCCGGTGCACTCGACGGGCTGTCGATCGGTTTCAAGACGGTCAAGGCACGGCGCGACGCGGCGAGCGGCGTGCGGCGCCTGGAAAAGATCGATCTTTGGGAAATATCCGTCGTCACGTTTCCGATGCTGCCTGGCGCGCGCGTGCAAAGCGTGAAGACGCGGCCGTTCGCAACGGCGGCTCCGACGATGAGAGACTTCGAGCGTTGGCTTACGCGTGATGCTGGGCTGACGCGAACGGAAGCTCAGGCGGTTCTCCGCTCGGGCTTTCATGGACTGAAGGCCCTGCGGGATGCGCGCCGCTCAGTCGACGACGATGCCATGCTCGCTTCGCGGTTTCGCGAAGCTGCGCGGCTGATGCAGGTGACTTAA
- a CDS encoding phage major capsid protein, which translates to MTDTTSLETKGAGGETARAFEEFLEAFEAFKETNDQRLSEIEQRGASDALVAEKLARIEETLDTTKRVADNLALKSARPHLAGSRATPASELAHKAAFDGYVRRGDASRIARIEEKALSAGSAPDGGYLVPAETEAAVNRALKAISPMRAISGLRQVSGSVYNRPFATTGVGTGWVAETASRTQTTTPTLANLQFPTMELYAMPAASQSLLDDTIVNIDEWLAEEVRIAFAEQEGTAFVTGDGTNKPKGFLAYDTVANASWAWGKLGFVATGAAGAFPAVAPGDKLLDLIYATKAPYRANGTFVMSRSTVGAVRKLKDGDGNYLWQPANAPGEWPSLMGYPVAESEDMPAIDSNSLSIAFGDFSRGYLIVDRAGIRVLRDPYSAKPYVLFYTTKRVGGGVQDFDAIKLLKFAE; encoded by the coding sequence ATGACCGATACGACTTCCCTCGAAACGAAGGGGGCGGGCGGGGAAACCGCGCGAGCCTTCGAAGAATTCCTCGAAGCCTTCGAAGCCTTCAAGGAAACCAACGATCAACGTCTCTCGGAGATCGAGCAGCGCGGCGCGTCCGATGCACTCGTCGCCGAGAAGCTTGCGCGGATCGAAGAGACGCTCGACACGACGAAGCGCGTTGCCGATAACCTGGCGCTGAAGTCGGCACGTCCGCATCTGGCCGGAAGCCGCGCAACACCGGCATCCGAACTTGCGCACAAAGCTGCGTTCGACGGCTACGTTCGCCGCGGCGACGCTTCGCGCATCGCGCGGATCGAGGAGAAGGCGCTGTCGGCGGGTTCTGCGCCCGACGGAGGCTATCTCGTCCCGGCCGAAACGGAAGCTGCCGTCAATCGCGCGCTGAAAGCGATCTCGCCGATGCGCGCGATCTCCGGGCTGCGTCAGGTTTCGGGCTCCGTTTACAACCGTCCGTTCGCAACGACTGGCGTCGGCACCGGCTGGGTCGCGGAAACCGCCTCACGCACGCAAACCACGACGCCGACGCTCGCCAACCTGCAGTTCCCGACGATGGAGCTTTATGCGATGCCCGCCGCATCGCAGTCGCTGCTCGACGACACGATCGTCAACATCGACGAGTGGCTGGCGGAAGAAGTCCGCATTGCCTTCGCGGAGCAGGAAGGCACGGCTTTTGTCACGGGTGACGGCACGAACAAGCCGAAAGGCTTCCTGGCCTACGATACCGTCGCCAACGCCTCGTGGGCGTGGGGCAAGCTCGGGTTCGTCGCGACGGGCGCGGCGGGGGCATTCCCTGCAGTTGCTCCGGGCGACAAGCTGCTCGATCTCATCTACGCGACGAAGGCGCCATATCGCGCCAACGGCACATTCGTCATGAGCCGTTCGACGGTCGGGGCGGTGCGCAAGCTGAAAGACGGCGACGGCAATTATCTCTGGCAGCCGGCGAACGCACCAGGCGAATGGCCGTCGCTGATGGGCTATCCCGTTGCCGAAAGCGAGGACATGCCCGCCATCGATAGCAATTCGTTGTCGATCGCGTTCGGTGATTTCTCGCGCGGCTATCTGATCGTCGATCGCGCGGGCATTCGCGTGCTGCGCGATCCCTACAGCGCCAAGCCGTACGTGCTCTTCTATACGACGAAGCGTGTCGGCGGCGGCGTGCAGGACTTCGACGCGATCAAGCTCCTGAAGTTCGCGGAGTAA
- a CDS encoding head-tail connector protein produces MSLVMTSPPAVEPVTVAEAKAHMRIDTDVEDILIGSLVLTSRLHIETALSLALITQSWKFTLDRWPQSREIELPLAPLRSVGGVRVIDASGNATTVSDQSYLVDLASRPPRLIWNNSVPPLPGRAAKGIEIDLTAGFGDSAASVPAPLKHAILMLTAHWYEHRDPREIGQDGARIPDAISDLITPFRTIRL; encoded by the coding sequence ATGTCTCTCGTGATGACGAGTCCGCCGGCGGTTGAACCGGTGACGGTTGCCGAAGCCAAGGCGCACATGCGCATCGATACCGATGTCGAAGATATCCTGATCGGCAGCCTCGTTCTGACGTCGCGGCTACACATCGAGACGGCGTTGTCGCTGGCGCTCATCACGCAGTCATGGAAATTCACGCTCGATCGCTGGCCGCAGTCGCGCGAGATCGAGCTGCCACTGGCGCCGTTGCGCTCCGTCGGAGGTGTTCGCGTCATCGACGCGTCCGGGAATGCGACGACCGTTTCGGATCAGAGCTATCTCGTCGATCTCGCATCGCGGCCGCCGCGTCTCATCTGGAACAACAGCGTGCCGCCGCTGCCAGGGCGCGCCGCGAAGGGCATCGAGATCGACTTGACGGCGGGTTTCGGCGATAGCGCGGCGAGCGTTCCTGCGCCGCTGAAGCACGCCATTCTGATGCTGACCGCGCATTGGTACGAACACCGCGATCCGCGCGAGATCGGGCAAGACGGCGCGCGCATTCCAGATGCCATCAGCGACCTCATCACTCCGTTTCGAACGATCCGGCTATGA
- a CDS encoding phage head closure protein has translation MKAPVRAGDLRHRIVIERPERTSDGAGGSTTEWTPIAEVWAAIWSRSADENFTLDRVAGTATHDVWIRHRGDVRPEMRIRFGVRIFDILGVIDVEDRGAWLKCPVEERDL, from the coding sequence ATGAAAGCACCAGTCAGAGCCGGTGATCTCCGGCATCGCATCGTTATCGAACGGCCGGAGCGAACGAGCGATGGCGCCGGGGGCTCGACGACGGAATGGACGCCCATCGCGGAAGTCTGGGCCGCGATCTGGTCGCGGAGCGCGGACGAGAATTTCACACTCGATCGCGTCGCGGGAACGGCGACGCACGACGTTTGGATCCGCCATCGCGGCGACGTCCGGCCCGAGATGCGCATCCGTTTCGGTGTTCGCATCTTCGACATTCTCGGTGTGATCGATGTCGAGGATCGCGGCGCGTGGTTGAAGTGTCCGGTGGAGGAGCGTGATTTATGA
- a CDS encoding DUF3168 domain-containing protein: MMSSAGFALQKAIFEKLTSDAPTLAALGGPRIYDDAPARTEFPFVTFGQSSERDWSTGSDDGYEHLVTLHVWSRARGRREAEQVIAAARAALHDQDLSLSGHRLINLRHEFSEARRDSDGETFHGIARFRAVTEVEAA; the protein is encoded by the coding sequence ATGATGTCGAGTGCAGGCTTTGCGCTTCAGAAGGCGATCTTCGAGAAACTCACGAGTGACGCGCCGACGCTAGCGGCGCTCGGCGGTCCGCGCATTTATGATGACGCGCCGGCGCGCACGGAGTTTCCGTTCGTGACGTTTGGGCAATCGTCCGAGCGCGATTGGTCCACGGGAAGCGATGACGGTTACGAACATCTGGTGACGCTGCACGTCTGGTCGCGGGCGCGTGGCAGGCGGGAAGCGGAGCAAGTGATCGCGGCTGCGCGTGCGGCATTGCACGATCAGGACCTGTCGCTCTCAGGGCATCGGCTGATCAATTTGCGACATGAGTTTTCCGAAGCTCGTCGCGACAGCGACGGCGAAACATTTCACGGCATCGCACGCTTTCGCGCCGTGACGGAAGTCGAAGCGGCGTAA
- a CDS encoding phage major tail protein, TP901-1 family, whose product MAAQKGKDLLLKVDTTGAGVYMTVAGLRARSLSISAETVEITNTESAGQWRELLTGAGVKSARITGSGVFKDGASDATIRDYAFNGTIRDWQIIVPDFGTIEGAFQITALEFSGRHDAEVTFDISLESAGALTFAAA is encoded by the coding sequence ATGGCAGCACAAAAAGGCAAGGACCTTCTTCTGAAGGTCGATACGACCGGCGCGGGCGTTTACATGACGGTCGCCGGACTTCGCGCGCGCAGTCTTTCGATCAGCGCCGAGACGGTCGAGATCACCAACACCGAAAGCGCGGGGCAGTGGCGTGAGCTTCTGACCGGCGCGGGCGTGAAGTCGGCGCGGATCACGGGCTCGGGTGTGTTCAAGGACGGCGCGTCCGATGCGACGATCCGCGATTACGCGTTCAACGGCACGATCCGCGACTGGCAGATCATCGTTCCGGATTTCGGAACGATCGAGGGCGCGTTTCAGATCACGGCGCTGGAATTCAGCGGACGTCACGATGCTGAAGTGACGTTCGATATTTCGCTCGAAAGCGCGGGTGCGCTGACGTTTGCGGCGGCGTAG
- a CDS encoding gene transfer agent family protein, which yields MANKHRGEIEARLDGSTVKLVLTLGALAELEDAFGDSDMLALAARFETGRLSARDCVRVIAAGLRGAGHSASDADVAAMKCEAGAAGYVDIVARLLTATFGGGNAEVQNTTAEASGEARDPFAGTL from the coding sequence ATGGCCAATAAACATCGCGGTGAGATCGAGGCGCGACTGGATGGTTCGACCGTCAAGCTCGTGCTGACGCTCGGTGCGCTTGCGGAGCTCGAAGACGCGTTCGGCGATAGCGACATGCTGGCGCTCGCGGCGCGCTTCGAGACGGGTCGTCTCTCAGCGCGCGATTGTGTGCGTGTCATCGCGGCAGGGCTTAGAGGCGCGGGACACAGCGCGAGCGATGCCGATGTCGCGGCGATGAAGTGCGAGGCCGGTGCGGCAGGTTACGTCGACATCGTCGCACGTCTTCTGACAGCGACGTTCGGCGGCGGAAACGCCGAGGTGCAAAACACAACAGCGGAGGCGAGCGGGGAAGCGCGCGACCCTTTCGCTGGGACCTTGTGA
- a CDS encoding phage tail assembly chaperone: METGLGVLGLAPAVFWSLTPRELQAILRGKFGVSSEGAAPTRVQLDALMRQYPDREA; encoded by the coding sequence ATGGAAACGGGATTGGGTGTGCTCGGACTTGCACCCGCCGTCTTCTGGTCCCTCACGCCACGCGAACTGCAGGCCATCCTGCGCGGAAAATTCGGAGTTTCGAGCGAAGGAGCAGCGCCGACCCGCGTGCAGCTCGATGCCTTGATGCGGCAATACCCAGACAGGGAGGCATGA
- a CDS encoding phage tail tape measure protein, with product MPLTDEQQLETWNVKIIADTSELETSLATTSRLGQQFSNRLASAFGDIAIKGKNVGDVFKSLALNISNLALKAALQPLTAGLASMFQGVISGAMPFAKGGVIQNGTPVPFASGGVIASPITFPLAGGTSGLAGEKGPEAIMPLTRGPDGRLGVAASGGGGQNITINISTPDAASFNRSQTQIAAMIARAAANGQRNL from the coding sequence ATGCCGTTGACCGACGAGCAACAGCTCGAGACGTGGAACGTCAAAATTATCGCCGATACGAGCGAACTCGAGACGAGCCTGGCGACGACGAGCCGCCTTGGACAGCAGTTTTCAAACCGGCTTGCGTCGGCGTTTGGCGATATTGCCATCAAAGGCAAGAACGTCGGCGATGTCTTCAAGTCGCTGGCGCTGAACATTTCCAATCTCGCATTGAAGGCGGCATTGCAGCCCCTGACTGCGGGGCTTGCCTCGATGTTTCAGGGCGTGATCAGCGGTGCGATGCCGTTTGCGAAAGGCGGCGTCATTCAGAATGGCACGCCGGTTCCGTTCGCGAGCGGCGGGGTCATCGCGAGCCCAATTACATTTCCGCTCGCAGGTGGCACCTCGGGCCTCGCGGGCGAAAAAGGTCCGGAAGCGATCATGCCGCTGACGCGCGGCCCGGATGGACGTCTTGGCGTCGCCGCATCTGGCGGCGGCGGTCAGAACATCACGATCAATATTTCAACGCCGGATGCGGCGAGCTTCAACCGCTCGCAGACGCAGATTGCGGCGATGATTGCACGCGCCGCCGCGAATGGTCAGCGCAACCTCTAG
- a CDS encoding DUF2460 domain-containing protein, protein MSFHDVRFPTAISRNAQGGPERRTDVVVLGSGYEERNSRWADSRRSYNAGYGAKSLDDLHQIIAFFEERRGRLHAFRWRDPMDWKSCAPNASVSPLDQDLGSGDGAKTEFQLRRIYGTAFAPWARDIKKPVANTVSIAVAGVERVSGTDFAVDPSTGVVTFLAGHIPAAGQSVTAGFEFDVPVRFDTDKLEINLSGFTSGAIPNIPIVEVRL, encoded by the coding sequence ATGTCGTTTCATGACGTCAGATTTCCGACGGCGATCTCGCGCAATGCGCAAGGCGGACCGGAGCGACGCACCGATGTCGTTGTGCTGGGCTCCGGATACGAAGAGCGCAACAGCCGCTGGGCCGATAGCCGTCGCAGCTATAATGCGGGCTACGGAGCCAAGTCGCTCGACGATCTGCATCAGATCATCGCGTTCTTCGAGGAACGGCGCGGCCGGCTGCACGCGTTTCGCTGGCGCGATCCGATGGATTGGAAATCGTGCGCGCCGAACGCGAGTGTGTCGCCGCTCGATCAGGATCTCGGCAGTGGCGACGGAGCGAAGACAGAGTTTCAGCTGCGCAGAATATATGGAACTGCGTTTGCTCCGTGGGCGCGCGATATCAAAAAGCCGGTTGCGAATACGGTGAGCATCGCCGTCGCGGGTGTCGAGCGTGTGAGCGGGACGGACTTCGCAGTCGATCCATCCACCGGCGTCGTGACGTTTCTCGCAGGACACATCCCCGCTGCGGGACAAAGCGTGACGGCGGGATTCGAATTCGACGTGCCTGTGCGTTTTGACACCGACAAGCTGGAAATCAATCTCTCCGGGTTCACGTCGGGCGCTATTCCGAATATTCCGATTGTGGAGGTGCGTTTATGA
- a CDS encoding DUF2163 domain-containing protein: MKALSPEFTAHLASGATRLCWCWRIARRDGVVMGFTDHDKTLTFDGTTYEAASGFTASDIKDGLGLAVDNLEVSGALSSATLTDADLAAGRYDDARVEIHRVNWNDTSQRVLMRSGSIGEVRRSGTSFAAELRGLAHYLQQPKGRLLQLTCDADLGDARCKVDLSSPAYCGTGTVVSAASARRFTVSGLGSFASGFFARGLLTFTSGASDGLKIEVKSHAKLAGADAIELWTDAEGIPAAGDHFIVTAGCDKRVETCKARFANVINFRGFPSMPGNKFLTQVGRRS, translated from the coding sequence ATGAAAGCGCTTTCTCCGGAGTTCACTGCGCACCTCGCGTCGGGAGCGACCAGGCTCTGCTGGTGCTGGCGCATCGCGCGCCGCGACGGCGTCGTGATGGGGTTCACCGATCACGACAAGACGTTGACGTTCGACGGCACGACGTATGAGGCAGCGAGCGGCTTCACCGCAAGCGACATCAAGGACGGCCTTGGCCTCGCCGTCGACAACCTGGAAGTGTCGGGCGCGCTGTCGTCGGCGACGTTGACGGACGCCGATCTCGCGGCGGGGCGCTATGACGATGCGCGCGTCGAAATCCATCGCGTCAACTGGAACGACACGAGTCAGCGCGTGCTGATGCGTTCGGGAAGCATCGGCGAAGTGCGTCGCAGCGGAACGAGCTTTGCGGCGGAGCTGCGCGGTCTCGCCCATTATCTGCAGCAGCCGAAGGGCCGGCTTTTGCAGCTGACGTGCGACGCCGATCTCGGGGACGCGCGCTGCAAGGTCGATCTCTCGTCGCCAGCCTATTGCGGTACGGGAACAGTTGTTTCGGCGGCTTCGGCGCGTCGCTTCACCGTGTCGGGGCTCGGGAGTTTCGCAAGCGGATTTTTCGCGCGCGGGCTTTTGACGTTCACATCTGGCGCGTCGGACGGATTGAAGATCGAAGTCAAATCGCATGCGAAGCTCGCAGGCGCCGATGCCATCGAGCTGTGGACGGACGCCGAAGGCATCCCTGCCGCGGGCGACCACTTCATTGTCACCGCCGGATGCGACAAGCGTGTCGAGACGTGCAAAGCGCGCTTTGCGAACGTGATCAATTTTCGCGGCTTTCCGTCGATGCCGGGCAACAAATTCCTGACGCAGGTCGGACGCCGGAGCTGA
- a CDS encoding NlpC/P60 family protein yields MQARATRAGIVEAARLWIGTPYHHQASVRCIGTDCLGLVRGVWRDVYGLDAEMPPAYSRDWAEAGGEETMLAAAARHLEKIEAPELAPGDVVVFRLRAGVVAKHAAIVASALTMIHAMEGASVCEVSFSHWWRRRVAGAFRFPDLNEGC; encoded by the coding sequence ATGCAAGCAAGAGCGACGCGCGCAGGCATCGTCGAGGCGGCGCGCCTCTGGATCGGCACGCCTTATCATCATCAGGCGAGCGTCCGTTGCATCGGAACGGATTGCCTCGGCCTCGTGCGCGGAGTCTGGCGCGATGTCTACGGGTTGGATGCGGAGATGCCGCCCGCCTACAGTCGCGACTGGGCGGAAGCCGGCGGCGAGGAAACGATGCTCGCTGCCGCGGCGCGGCATCTCGAAAAAATTGAAGCGCCGGAACTCGCTCCGGGCGATGTCGTCGTGTTTCGGCTGCGTGCAGGCGTCGTTGCGAAGCATGCGGCCATCGTCGCCAGCGCTTTGACGATGATCCACGCGATGGAAGGTGCGTCGGTCTGCGAAGTGTCGTTTTCGCACTGGTGGCGACGGCGCGTGGCCGGTGCGTTCCGGTTTCCAGATTTGAACGAAGGATGTTGA